The following are encoded together in the Brassica napus cultivar Da-Ae chromosome A9, Da-Ae, whole genome shotgun sequence genome:
- the LOC106415656 gene encoding uncharacterized protein LOC106415656 encodes MACMDMHNSINGAARISFSNEFVEIRSEKNSTKSNNVNTRSSFSKTPDDFEFSVTDYAMIPADEIFLKGKILPFKETTHVHRTLREELLVDEEGPVDGNIFSIRPLFLPSSSFSSKGTWKELLGLKRAHVRSKMPDKLDDKTISGNAATWESQVGDT; translated from the exons ATGGCATGCATGGACATGCATAACTCCATAAATGGTGCAGCTAGGATCTCATTCTCTAATGAATTCGTCGAAATCAGATCAGAAAAGAATAGTACTAAGAGCAACAACGTCAACACTAGAAGCTCTTTCTCCAAAACCCCTGATGATTTCGAGTTCTCTGTCACCGACTACGCCATGATTCCGGCTGATGAGATCTTCCTCAAAGGAAAGATATTACCGTTCAAGGAGACCACTCATGTTCATAGGACCTTAAGAGAAGAGCTTCTGGTCGATGAAGAGGGTCCTGTCGATGGCAACATCTTTTCCATCAGGCCACTATTTTTACCTTCTTCGTCCTTTTCCTCAAAGGGTACATGGAAGGAGCTATTGGGCCTCAAGAGAGCCCATGTTAGATCTAAGATGCCCGATAAACTTGATGACAAAACCATCTCTG GGAATGCTGCGACGTGGGAGAGTCAAGTTGGAGATACATGA
- the LOC106405681 gene encoding cytochrome P450 90B1-like yields MHVRVPISQKKEAKNQTYRKRGKERERERYSMFETEHTLVPLLLLPSLLSLLLFLILLKRRSRHSFNLPPGKSGWPFLGETIGYLKPYSAKTLGYFMQQHISKYGKIYRSNLFGEPTIVSADAGLNRFILQNEGRLFECSYPRSIGGILGKWSMLVLVGDMHRDMRSISLNFLSHARLRTILLKDVERHTLFVLDSWQQHSVFSAQDEAKKFTFNLMAKHIMSMDPGEEETEHLKKEYVTFMKGVVSAPLNLPGTAYRKALQSRGTILKFIEKKMEERKSEIQEEDEEDEAEISRSDHYERKHRADDDLLGWVLKHSNLSTEQILDLILSLLFAGHETSSVAIALAIYFLQACPKAVQELREEHLEIARVKKELGESELNWDDYKKMDFTHSVINETLRLGNVVRFLHRKALKNVRYKGYDIPSGWKVLPVISAVHLDNSRYDEPNLFNPWRWQQQNSGTSSLSGCGSFSTWGNNFMPFGGGPRLCAGSELAKLEMAVFIHHLVLNFSWKLAEDDQPFAFPFVDFPNGLPIRVSRIL; encoded by the exons ATGCATGTCCGAGTCCCAATCTCTcagaaaaaagaagcaaaaaatcaaacatacagAAAAAgaggtaaagagagagagagagagagatactccATGTTCGAAACAGAGCATACTCTCgtgcctcttcttcttctcccatcACTtctatctcttctcctcttcttgattCTCTTGAAGAGACGAAGTCGACACAGTTTCAATCTCCCTCCTGGAAAATCTGGATGGCCATTTCTAGGCGAAACCATCGGATATCTCAAACCTTACTCTGCCAAAACTCTCGGTTACTTCATGCAACAACATATCTCCaa GTATGGGAAGATATATAGATCGAATTTGTTTGGAGAACCAACGATCGTATCAGCTGATGCAGGACTCAACAGGTTCATATTACAAAACGAAGGAAGACTCTTTGAATGTAGTTATCCTCGAAGTATTGGTGGGATTCTTGGGAAATGGTCAATGCTTGTTCTTGTTGGAGACATGCATAGAGACATGAGAAGTATCTCGCTAAACTTTCTAAGTCACGCTCGTCTCAGAACGATTCTTCTTAAAGACGTTGAGAGGCACACTTTGTTCGTTCTTGATTCTTGGCAACAACATTCTGTTTTCTCTGCTCAAGATGAGGCCAAAAAG TTTACGTTTAATCTAATGGCGAAGCATATAATGAGTATGGATCCTGGAGAAGAAGAGACAGAGCATTTAAAGAAAGAGTATGTGACTTTCATGAAAGGGGTTGTTTCTGCTCCTCTCAATCTCCCAGGAACTGCTTATCGTAAAGCTCTCCAG TCACGAGGGACGATATTGAAGTTTATTGAGAAGAAAATGGAAGAGAGAAAATCAGAGAttcaagaagaagacgaagaagatgaagcaGAGATTAGTAGAAGTGATCACTATGAGAGAAAACATAGAGCAGATGATGATCTTTTGGGATGGGTTCTAAAACATTCCAATCTTTCGACTGAGCAAATTCTCGATCTTATTCTCAGTTTATTATTTGCCGGACATGAGACATCATCTGTAGCCATCGCTCTCGCTATCTACTTCTTGCAAGCTTGTCCTAAAGCCGTTCAAGAACTTAGG GAAGAGCATCTTGAAATCGCGAGGGTGAAGAAGGAACTTGGAGAGTCAGAATTGAATTGGGATGATTACAAGAAAATGGACTTTACTCACAGt GTTATAAATGAGACTCTTCGACTAGGAAATGTAGTAAGGTTTTTGCATCGTAAAGCACTCAAAAACGTTCGGTACAAAG GATACGATATCCCAAGTGGGTGGAAAGTGTTACCAGTGATCTCAGCCGTACATTTGGATAACTCCCGTTACGACGAACCTAATCTCTTTAATCCTTGGAGATGGCAACAG CAAAACTCCGGGACGTCGTCTTTGTCAGGATGTGGTAGTTTTTCCACGTGGGGGAACAACTTCATGCCGTTTGGAGGAGGGCCAAGGCTATGTGCTGGTTCAGAGTTGGCGAAGCTAGAAATGGCAGTGTTTATTCATCATCTTGTTCTTAATTTTAGTTGGAAATTAGCAGAAGATGATCAACCATTTGCTTTTCCTTTCGTTGATTTTCCTAACGGTTTGCCTATTAGGGTTTCTCGTATTCTGtaa